The sequence CCGGCCATTTCCACCTGATTTTCGGCGGCGCCATCGTGATCATGTATTTCGCGATCGCCTATGATCTGTGGCCGCATCTGACCGGGCGCGAGCTCATCGACCTCCGCCTGATCCGCACCCAGCTCTGGCTGTGGTTCATCGGCATGATCGTCACCACGTTCCCGTGGCACTGGGTCGGCATCCTCGGCATGCCGCGCCGCATGGCCTATTTCGACTTCGGCGATCCCGCGATCGCGCCGCAGGCGCTCTCGGTCACCTTCTCCGCGATCGGCGGCTTCATCCTGCTGGCCTCGGGCATCCTGTTCCTGGTCATCCTCGCCCGCGGCATGCGCGCACCTCAGGCCGAGGCCGGACCCTATCGCTTTGCGCTGGCCGTGCACCAGCCCGCGACCGTGCCGATCGCGCTGAACACCCACGCGCTCTGGGTGGCGCTGATGATCGCGCTCACCCTCACCAACTACGGCTACCCGATCCTGACGCTGGCGATGACCGAGGGCACGTCGGTGCCGGCCGTCTATGTGGGAGCGCAGTGATGAGCGCGCGCGACCTCTTCACCTTCAGCAATCCGCATTTCACACGCGGCGTCGGCATTACCGTTGCGATTCTGATCGTGACGGCGATTGTGGGCTTCATCGTGCTACCCTTCGCCCAGCCCTGGGTCCAGTTCGCCAACGTCTGGGACGCGATCTGCAGCGCTGCCGGTGTGCCCCAGCGCGCGGCGAACGTCACGGCGCCTGAACAGGCAAAGCGCCTGTCGGAGGTCGTGCTCACGTCAAAAACGCTGTCGCGCCCGAGCCAGGAGGCGATCGGCCGCGGCGCGACGCTGGCGCAGCGCTGTGCCATCTGCCACGGCCCGACTGGCATCAGCCGCGCGGATTCGCCAAACCTCGCTGGCCAGTACGCGGCCGTGATCTACAAGGAGCTGCACGATTTCCGCTCCGGTGCTCGCACCAATGCCGTGATGTCGCCGTTCGCCGTCAATCTGACCGATCAGGAGATCGCCGATCTCTCGCTCTACTACGCCTACCTGCCGCGGCTGCCCGCCTATCACCCGACGCCGCAGCTTCCCAAACCCAACATCGTCATCTACGGCGCCCCGATGCGCGGCATCGCGCCCTGCGGCTCCTGTCACGGCAGTCTCGACAACAAGACCGGCAGCCCGTGGCTGGAAGGCCAGTCCGAGGCCTATATGAAGGCGCAGCTCCAGGCCTTCGCATCCGGCGAGCGCCGCAACGACATCAGCCAGCAGATGCGCAACATCGCCCGCGCAATGACGCCGCAGGAGATCGAGCAGGCCGCGGCGTATTACGCCTCGCAGCCGCCTGATGTGGTGAAGGCAGTGGATTGAAGTAATTGGCTCGCCTGCAGCCACATCGTCATTGCGAGCGTAGCGAAGCAATCCAGAATCCCTCCGCGGAAAGACTCTGGATTGCTTCGTCGCTTCGCTCCTCGCAATGACGGTGAAGAGGGTAACGCTCTACGTCGGCGCCAGCTTCGGCCGCCCGTAGATCGCATCCGCCCGCTTCTCGAACGCGGCCGAGAACCGCGCGAAGGCCGCATCGAACATCGAGCCCATCAGCATCGCCAGCATGCGGCTCCTGAACTCGTAGGCGAGGAAGAAACCGACGTCGCAGACGCCCTCACCCCCCTCTTGGCCTTTGGGCTCGAACGTCCAGCGATTTTCGAGCTTACTGAACGGACCTTGCAGATATTCGACGAGGATTTTCAAATTGGCGCGGTCGAGCGTCACGCGGCTGGTGAAGGATTCCTTGACCAGCTTGAACGACACCGTCATGTCCGCGATCAGCACCTCGGTGCCGTCGGGCTTCGCCATGCGCTGGCGCACCTTCAGTGCGCTGCACAGGGGCACGAATTCCGGGTAGCGCTCGACGTCGGCGACCAGATCAAACATCTCGGATGCGCTGTGATTGACACGGCGCTTGCTCGAAAATTTGGGCATATCGGTTCAGCGGGCGCTAGCTGCCCGCGCGGCCTTCAGTCTCGCAAAATCCTCGCCGGCATGATGCGAGGAACGGGTGAGCGGGCTCGCCGACACCATCAGGAAGCCCTTGGTGTAGGCGATCTTCTCATAGGACGAAAACTCGTCCGGCGGCACGTAGCGCATCACCGCGTGATGCTTGCGGGTCGGCTGCAGATATTGCCCGATCGTCAGGAAGTCGACGTCGGCCGAGCGCAGATCGTCCATCACCTGCTGCACCTCGTGGCGCTCCTCGCCGAGGCCGACCATGATGCCGGACTTGGTGAAGATGGTGGGATCGAGCTCCTTGACCCGTTGCAGCAGCCGGATCGAATGGAAGTAGCGCGCGCCGGGCCGCACCGTGAGATAGCGCGACGGCACGGTCTCGAGATTGTGGTTGAACACGTCGGGCCTCGCCGCGACAACAACCTCGAGCGCGCCATCCTTGCGCAGGAAGTCCGGCGTCAGAATCTCGATCGTGGTCGAGGGGCACGCGGCGCGGATCGCTCGGATGGTCTGGGCAAAATGCTCGGCGCCGCCGTCAGTGAGGTCGTCACGGTCGACCGAGGTGATGACGACGTGGGCGAGACCGAGCTTGGCCACGGCCTCCGCGACGTTCCGCGGCTCGGAAGCATCCAGCGCGTTGGGCAGGCCGGTCTTGACGTTGCAGAAGGCGCAGGCCCGGGTGCAGGTGTCACCCATGATCATGAAGGTCGCGTGCTTCTTGTCCCAGCACTCGCCGATGTTCGGGCAGCCCGCCTCCTCGCACACCGTGTGCAGGCCGTTGGCGCGCACGATGTTGCGGGTGTCGGCATAGCCGCGGGTATTGGGCGCGCGTACGCGGATCCAGTCCGGCTTCGGCGGCGAAGCGGAATCAGGACGATTCACCTTTTCAGGGTGGCGCGGGCGCAGCGGGTTCGAGATGGTATCGACAATAACGACCATAGGGTATCCGGTCTGTTCAGGTCCTACCTAGTCGGTCTGGCCCGGCATCGCAACCCGGCTCGCACCACTTCAGGGAACATGGCAGATATGGGCAATATCCTGCTCTGTTCTCAGGCGATTCTCACCTCGAATGGCTCCAGTCTCGAAACCTTCCACACCTCGGCTTGGCAAGGCCCTGAAGCGTGCCTTTTTCGCGCGCAACGTCCGCGAGGTCGCCCACGACCTGATCGGTGCGACCATGCTGGTCGACGGCGTCGGCGGGATCATCGTCGAGGTCGAGGCCTATCATCATACCGAGCCGGCGGCGCACTCCTATAATGGCCCGACGCCGCGGAACCAGGTGATGTTCGGGCCGCCCGGCTATGCCTATGTCTACCGTTCCTACGGCATCCACTGGTGCGTGAACTTCGTCTGCGAGGAGGAGGGCTCGGCCAGCGCCGTCCTGATCCGCGCACTGGAGCCGACACATGGCTTGGCTGCGATGCGCCGCCGCCGCCATCTCCAGGACCTACACGCGCTGTGCTCGGGCCCGGGCAAGCTGACCGAGGCGCTCGGCATCACCATCGCGCACAACACGCTGCCCCTGGACCGGCCGCCGATCGCGCTGCATGCGCGGACGGAGGATTTGGAGGTCGCAACAGGCATCCGGATCGGCATTACCAAGGCCGTCGAGCTGCCCTGGCGCTATGGCGTCAGGGGCTCGAAGTTTCTCAGCAAGCCGTTTCCGAAGTAGTTGTCGTTCCGGGGCGCGTCGAAGACGCGAACCCGGAACCTCGAGATTCCGGATTCGATGCTGCGCATCGCTCCGGAATGACGCTGGGGTCACGAAGCCTGCTTCAGCCGCTCCAGCGCCTCCAGCAGCTTGGCCTTGCGGGCCAGCGCCGCCTCGCGCTTCTCGCGCTCCTCCTCGACGACCTCCTCGGCCGCGTTGGCGACGAACTTTTCGTTCGCCAGCTTGGATTCGGCGCGCTTGATGTCGGCGTCGGCCTTGCCGATCTCCTTGTCGAGGCGCGTGCGCTCGGCGGCAACGTCGATCACGCCCTTGAGCGGCAGCGCGGCCACTTCGCCGCGCACCAGGAGCTGAACGGCACCGTCGGGGGCACGGTCGGCGAAGGAGATGTCGGACAGCCGCGCCATGCGCTTGATGACGTCGGTCCAGCGCGGCGCGCGCTCCTTCGTTTCAGCCGAGGCGCCCGCGAGCACCAGCGCCGTCAGCGTCGCCGGCGCGATGTTCATCTCGGCGCGCACGGAGCGGATTTGCGTGACCAGGTCGATGACCCAGCCGATCTCGGCTTCCGCCTTGGGATCGGTGAAGTCGGCATGGTCGAAGATCGGCAAGACCAGGGCCGGCGAGATCAGCGGATCGGTCGGGCCGGCCGCCGCAGCGAGCATCGCGAGCTGCTCCGGCGTCGGTTCGGACGGCTTCAGCGGCCACGGCGCCAGCGCGAGCAAGCCGTCGCGCTTGGCCGTCACCTCCCACAGCTCTTCGGTGATGAAGGGCATGAAGGGGTGCAGCAGCTTCAGGATCTCGTCGCGTGCCCAGGCCACCATGGCGCGGGTTTCGTCCTTGGCGGGGCTGTCCGGGCCGAGCAGCACGGGCTTGGCGAGCTCGACATACCAGTCGCAATAGACGTTCCAGACGAAGCGGTAGATCGCACCGGCGGCATCGTTGAAGCGATAGGCCTCGATCGCCTCGGTCACCTCGCGCGTGGTGTGCGCGCTCTCATGCGCGATCCAGCGGTTCAGCGTCTCCTTCGCCTTGGCCGGCTCGAAGCCGTCGGGCTCGGCGCAATGGTTCATCTCGGCAAAGCGGGACGCGTTCCAGAGCTTGGTCGCGAAGTTGCGGTAGCCCTCGACGCGGCTGGTTGCGAGCTTGATGTCGCGGCCCTGCGCCGCCATCGCGGCCAGCGTGAAGCGCAGCGCGTCCGCGCCATATTCGTCGATCAGGTTGAGCGGATCGATGACGTTGCCCTTCGACTTCGACATCTTGGCGCCCTTCTCGTCGCGGACGAGGGCGTGGATGTAGATCGTCGAGAACGGGATCTCCTTCATGAAGTGCATGCCCATCATCATCATGCGGGCAACCCAGAAGAAGATGATGTCGAAGCCGGTGACCAGCGCATTGGTCGGGTAATAGCGCTGCACCTCGGGCGTATCGTCGGGCCAGCCGAGCGTCGAGAACGGCCATAGCGCCGAGGAGAACCAGGTGTCGAGCACGTCCTCGTCACGCGTGATGAAGCCTTCGCGCTTGTTGCGGTCGAGCGCCATCTCGCGGCCCTGCTCGACCGTGATGACCTCCTGCTCGACGTAATAGCCGAGCGCGTGGCTGATCGCCTCTTCCTCGGTTTCGGCGACGAACACCTTGCCGTCGGGCCCATACCAGGCCGGGATCTGATGGCCCCACCACAGCTGGCGCGAGATGCACCAAGGCTGGATGTTTTCCATCCACTCGAAATAAGTCTTCTCCCAGTTCTTCGGCACGAAGGTCGTTTCGCCCGAGCGCACCGCCGCGATCGCCGGTTTTGCCAGCGTCTTCGCGTCGACATACCACTGGTCAGTCAGGTATGGCTCGATCACGCTGTTGGAGCGGTCGCCATGCGGCACCATGTGGGTGTGAGGCTCGATCCGCTCGACGAAGCCGAACGACTCCAAACGCTCGACAATGCGCTTGCGCGCCGCGAAGCGATCGACCTTGTTGAACTCCTCGGCGAATTGCGCGGCGCCTTCCGGCAGGTCGCGCAGGTAATCCTCGTTGTCGAGGAGATCGAGGCAGCCTTCCTTGTCGAGCACGCTGATGCGGCGCAGGCCGTGGCGATTGCCGACCTCGAAATCGTTGAAGTCGTGCGCCGGCGTCACCTTGACCGCGCCCGAGCCCTTCTCGGGATCGGAATATTCGTCGGCGACGATTTTGATCTTGCGGCCGACCAGCGGCAGGATCACGTTCTTGCCGATCAGCTTCTGGTAGCGCTCGTCCTCGGGGTGCACGGCAACGCCGGTGTCGCCGAGCATGGTCTCAGGACGCGTGGTGGCGACCA is a genomic window of Bradyrhizobium sp. CB1717 containing:
- a CDS encoding SRPBCC family protein produces the protein MPKFSSKRRVNHSASEMFDLVADVERYPEFVPLCSALKVRQRMAKPDGTEVLIADMTVSFKLVKESFTSRVTLDRANLKILVEYLQGPFSKLENRWTFEPKGQEGGEGVCDVGFFLAYEFRSRMLAMLMGSMFDAAFARFSAAFEKRADAIYGRPKLAPT
- a CDS encoding DNA-3-methyladenine glycosylase → MAPVSKPSTPRLGKALKRAFFARNVREVAHDLIGATMLVDGVGGIIVEVEAYHHTEPAAHSYNGPTPRNQVMFGPPGYAYVYRSYGIHWCVNFVCEEEGSASAVLIRALEPTHGLAAMRRRRHLQDLHALCSGPGKLTEALGITIAHNTLPLDRPPIALHARTEDLEVATGIRIGITKAVELPWRYGVRGSKFLSKPFPK
- the lipA gene encoding lipoyl synthase, which produces MVVIVDTISNPLRPRHPEKVNRPDSASPPKPDWIRVRAPNTRGYADTRNIVRANGLHTVCEEAGCPNIGECWDKKHATFMIMGDTCTRACAFCNVKTGLPNALDASEPRNVAEAVAKLGLAHVVITSVDRDDLTDGGAEHFAQTIRAIRAACPSTTIEILTPDFLRKDGALEVVVAARPDVFNHNLETVPSRYLTVRPGARYFHSIRLLQRVKELDPTIFTKSGIMVGLGEERHEVQQVMDDLRSADVDFLTIGQYLQPTRKHHAVMRYVPPDEFSSYEKIAYTKGFLMVSASPLTRSSHHAGEDFARLKAARAASAR
- a CDS encoding valine--tRNA ligase, whose amino-acid sequence is MIEKNYQPADIEARMSVVWEDSLAFKAGRPDRRDAVPFTIVIPPPNVTGSLHMGHALNNTLQDILCRFERMRGRDVLWQPGTDHAGIATQMVVERQLMERQQPGRREMGREKFLERVWQWKAESGDTIINQLKRLGASCDWSRERFTMDEGLSKAVVKVFVELHRDGLIYKDKRLVNWDTKLLTAISDLEVQQTEVKGSLWYLRYPIEGKTFSPEDPTTFIVVATTRPETMLGDTGVAVHPEDERYQKLIGKNVILPLVGRKIKIVADEYSDPEKGSGAVKVTPAHDFNDFEVGNRHGLRRISVLDKEGCLDLLDNEDYLRDLPEGAAQFAEEFNKVDRFAARKRIVERLESFGFVERIEPHTHMVPHGDRSNSVIEPYLTDQWYVDAKTLAKPAIAAVRSGETTFVPKNWEKTYFEWMENIQPWCISRQLWWGHQIPAWYGPDGKVFVAETEEEAISHALGYYVEQEVITVEQGREMALDRNKREGFITRDEDVLDTWFSSALWPFSTLGWPDDTPEVQRYYPTNALVTGFDIIFFWVARMMMMGMHFMKEIPFSTIYIHALVRDEKGAKMSKSKGNVIDPLNLIDEYGADALRFTLAAMAAQGRDIKLATSRVEGYRNFATKLWNASRFAEMNHCAEPDGFEPAKAKETLNRWIAHESAHTTREVTEAIEAYRFNDAAGAIYRFVWNVYCDWYVELAKPVLLGPDSPAKDETRAMVAWARDEILKLLHPFMPFITEELWEVTAKRDGLLALAPWPLKPSEPTPEQLAMLAAAAGPTDPLISPALVLPIFDHADFTDPKAEAEIGWVIDLVTQIRSVRAEMNIAPATLTALVLAGASAETKERAPRWTDVIKRMARLSDISFADRAPDGAVQLLVRGEVAALPLKGVIDVAAERTRLDKEIGKADADIKRAESKLANEKFVANAAEEVVEEEREKREAALARKAKLLEALERLKQAS
- a CDS encoding c-type cytochrome, whose amino-acid sequence is MSARDLFTFSNPHFTRGVGITVAILIVTAIVGFIVLPFAQPWVQFANVWDAICSAAGVPQRAANVTAPEQAKRLSEVVLTSKTLSRPSQEAIGRGATLAQRCAICHGPTGISRADSPNLAGQYAAVIYKELHDFRSGARTNAVMSPFAVNLTDQEIADLSLYYAYLPRLPAYHPTPQLPKPNIVIYGAPMRGIAPCGSCHGSLDNKTGSPWLEGQSEAYMKAQLQAFASGERRNDISQQMRNIARAMTPQEIEQAAAYYASQPPDVVKAVD